The following are from one region of the Vibrio rarus genome:
- the mshL gene encoding pilus (MSHA type) biogenesis protein MshL, with amino-acid sequence MRIIFLGMVIAVLSGCSMGHRDPVEVKQALNEAANQANSKSLEQLPDSVQADLMPDLDGVSPTKQTTLKRFRVQANGVQAKAFFASLVKGTEYSVAIHPDVAGRITVNLTDVTMDEVLDVVRDIYGYDVVKNGKVIQVYPAGLRTETIPVDYLQLKRMGRSLTSITNGSVSSKDDGSSSSDSRSSSSSSSSNTSTEKTGGTDIETISESDFWAQLEQSVSTLIGASGGRSVVVSPQASVITVRAYPDEIREIRRYLDVSKQRLQRQVILETKILEVTLSDGYQQGIEWSNMSASLGGANVVVNRAASTLSGLDPIADLLGGSTAVTVSDGNFQAVLNFMATQGDLNVLSSPRVTAANNQKALIKVGEDEYFVTDVSSVVGSGDNANVAPDVELTPFFSGISLDVTPQIDDQGNVLLHVHPAVIDVTTEMKSIDLGDTAGVIQLPLAKSSIRESDTIIRASDGDVVVIGGLMKTANKEVVSKVPFLGDIPGIGHLFRNTVTSKDKTELVILLKPTVVGVNTWQQEIERSRNLLNEWFPEGQ; translated from the coding sequence ATGCGTATTATTTTTCTAGGGATGGTTATAGCGGTTTTATCTGGATGCTCTATGGGTCATAGAGATCCTGTAGAGGTTAAGCAGGCCTTAAATGAAGCTGCCAACCAAGCAAATAGCAAAAGTCTGGAACAACTGCCTGACTCTGTTCAAGCTGATCTTATGCCAGATTTAGATGGTGTATCACCAACTAAACAAACCACTTTGAAACGTTTTCGAGTGCAAGCCAATGGGGTTCAAGCAAAAGCATTCTTTGCCAGTTTAGTGAAAGGCACAGAATATAGCGTTGCTATTCACCCAGACGTTGCCGGACGTATTACGGTAAATCTAACCGACGTCACTATGGACGAAGTGCTGGATGTTGTTCGCGATATCTACGGTTATGACGTGGTGAAAAATGGCAAAGTAATTCAAGTGTATCCAGCAGGACTGCGCACCGAAACCATTCCTGTAGATTACCTACAACTGAAAAGAATGGGCCGCTCACTCACTTCTATAACAAACGGTTCAGTATCCTCGAAAGATGATGGAAGCAGCAGTAGTGATAGCCGTTCATCAAGCTCTTCAAGCTCTTCAAACACATCTACCGAAAAAACCGGTGGTACAGATATAGAAACCATCAGTGAGAGCGACTTTTGGGCGCAACTAGAGCAGTCGGTTTCGACATTAATTGGCGCCAGTGGCGGACGTAGCGTAGTGGTGTCGCCACAAGCGAGCGTTATCACAGTGCGTGCTTATCCCGATGAAATTCGTGAGATCCGTCGTTATCTTGATGTGTCAAAACAACGCCTACAACGTCAGGTTATTCTGGAAACTAAAATCCTTGAAGTTACGTTAAGCGACGGCTACCAACAAGGCATCGAGTGGAGCAACATGAGTGCCTCACTAGGTGGTGCTAACGTGGTGGTAAATCGCGCAGCCTCTACCTTATCTGGATTAGACCCGATAGCTGATTTACTCGGAGGCTCAACGGCAGTAACCGTTTCAGATGGTAACTTCCAAGCGGTCCTTAACTTTATGGCAACTCAGGGCGACTTAAATGTATTGTCCAGCCCGAGAGTAACCGCTGCCAATAACCAAAAAGCGTTAATAAAAGTGGGTGAAGATGAATACTTCGTCACCGACGTGAGCAGTGTGGTTGGCAGTGGCGACAACGCCAATGTGGCCCCCGATGTCGAATTGACGCCTTTCTTCTCAGGTATCTCTCTAGATGTAACGCCACAAATTGATGACCAAGGTAATGTGCTGTTGCATGTACACCCAGCGGTTATTGATGTGACCACTGAGATGAAATCAATCGACCTTGGTGATACCGCTGGCGTTATACAACTGCCGTTAGCGAAAAGCTCCATTCGAGAGTCCGATACCATCATCCGTGCCTCAGATGGCGATGTGGTGGTGATTGGTGGTTTGATGAAAACAGCCAATAAAGAAGTAGTGTCTAAAGTCCCATTCCTTGGTGATATCCCCGGAATTGGACATCTATTCCGCAATACAGTGACTTCTAAAGATAAAACAGAATTGGTTATTTTGCTTAAACCTACCGTTGTAGGTGTCAATACTTGGCAGCAAGAGATTGAACGTTCACGTAATTTGTTGAATGAATGGTTCCCTGAAGGGCAGTAA
- a CDS encoding MSHA biogenesis protein MshK, with product MARVIMLLLTLGFGQIAYAQQDPTAPLGWYSKKSSSVAKVKTYALPTLQSVVCDEGAQCFAMLNDNILSEGQSIAGYHVKKITSQRVTLARNGKVWHLALFNSDVRQ from the coding sequence GTGGCTAGAGTGATCATGTTGTTGCTAACTTTGGGCTTTGGGCAAATTGCGTATGCGCAACAAGACCCTACAGCACCATTAGGTTGGTACAGTAAAAAATCCAGCAGTGTGGCCAAGGTAAAGACATACGCTTTACCAACATTGCAAAGCGTTGTCTGTGATGAGGGCGCTCAATGTTTTGCCATGCTCAACGATAATATTTTGTCCGAAGGGCAATCCATAGCGGGCTATCACGTCAAAAAAATAACCTCGCAACGAGTGACATTAGCTCGTAATGGAAAAGTTTGGCACCTAGCACTTTTTAATTCAGACGTTAGACAATAA
- the pilO gene encoding type 4a pilus biogenesis protein PilO, with the protein MKEQWQGLCDRFSDLSLREKWLIAIGGWIGIILISLTFLLDPATEQKNSAASNLQQERQIVVMTQADINVLEAKLKRDPDAEIDKKLTQLTIKNQQLAEQLSNVVDSLIAPSQMAQLLETVLGSGGKLKLESLQSLPAESITDKSDQSGYFLHPVRITISGKYFDIQNYLATLEKMPVKYFWRSFNYKVQKYPKAELVLEVYTLGTRQEFISG; encoded by the coding sequence ATGAAAGAACAATGGCAAGGGCTATGTGACCGCTTTTCTGACTTAAGCCTTCGTGAAAAGTGGCTGATCGCTATCGGCGGTTGGATTGGTATCATTTTAATTAGTTTAACTTTCCTACTTGATCCTGCAACGGAGCAAAAAAACAGCGCTGCTAGTAACTTGCAACAAGAGCGTCAAATAGTCGTGATGACGCAAGCGGATATCAATGTGTTAGAGGCGAAGTTAAAACGCGATCCAGATGCGGAGATCGACAAAAAACTGACCCAGCTCACCATAAAAAATCAGCAGTTGGCTGAACAGTTATCCAACGTAGTAGATAGCTTAATTGCCCCTAGTCAAATGGCGCAATTATTAGAAACAGTATTAGGCAGTGGCGGTAAGCTAAAGTTAGAATCATTACAATCACTTCCTGCGGAATCCATCACGGATAAAAGTGACCAATCGGGATACTTTTTGCATCCGGTAAGAATAACGATTTCGGGTAAATATTTCGATATTCAAAACTACTTAGCCACTCTTGAGAAAATGCCAGTGAAGTATTTTTGGCGCAGTTTTAACTACAAAGTACAAAAGTACCCGAAAGCAGAATTAGTCTTAGAGGTGTACACCTTAGGTACAAGACAGGAGTTCATTAGTGGCTAG
- the csrD gene encoding RNase E specificity factor CsrD — translation MRTTPSLKLSTRLVAFVTMIVIGAVFILFVGGALSIKQLGQEYTKYSVSSMVKVIDQQLLEHIDTSEFRRWIPQIIKASNVIELELSTDNSVVFEYHDTERTYDVARLITISNQLTLHPSYTISVKVLPPYIGYDYSIGALSSLTLAFALIAICLVQGLRWLQGQLQGSELLEERGRMILAGRVEQYAVGDHLEWPYTASEALDKLIAELQDARQERSRFDTFIRSHAFQDQLTGAVNRLSFDNRLESTLTESNAAGGIIMVQVNNWIDIKEACSKEQQDRFIVMLGEVITNCVSRFPDVVFARYFTDTFAILVPNQSLENVSNLVSQLLKQIGKLTPLLGLDAENWLHAGMTVYRQGERKSDILNEVETALKSAQLEGSNNWSCFNKKSKPSSERGSVRWRTLFDKQLTPDKLILIKQPCFLLNEQGGIEQIHEEIFSRIIDEQRLVLKASKFSPAVRQVGYEKQLDRSVLFNLVKYLKQDKQSSCYSVNLYAQPFKYRTHFNWFRDELLQLTPDQRKRLSFEFLEGPMVTHLDVMRNVLRMISGLGCKVIVNQAGRTILSLHYIKDSKIDYLKLHRSLVRNIEGRSENQLYIRSLIGACTNTKTKVIAVGVETQREWQQLQELGIDGGQGRFFAKESDFISAVPVSTTKVTATILGKRNRWKNKAN, via the coding sequence ATGCGAACGACCCCGTCATTAAAACTTAGCACCCGCCTAGTGGCATTTGTAACCATGATAGTTATAGGTGCTGTTTTTATTCTCTTTGTTGGAGGGGCTCTATCGATAAAGCAACTTGGTCAGGAATATACCAAGTACTCGGTTTCGAGCATGGTAAAGGTCATTGATCAGCAGTTACTGGAACATATAGACACCAGCGAATTTCGTCGTTGGATTCCTCAAATTATTAAGGCGAGCAATGTTATCGAGCTTGAATTGTCTACGGATAACTCTGTAGTGTTTGAGTACCATGATACCGAACGAACATACGATGTAGCACGCTTAATTACTATCTCAAATCAGCTAACACTACACCCATCGTATACGATAAGCGTTAAAGTATTACCACCTTATATTGGCTACGACTATTCCATCGGAGCATTATCTTCTCTTACCTTGGCCTTTGCCTTGATAGCCATTTGTTTAGTGCAAGGCTTACGTTGGTTACAAGGGCAGTTACAGGGCTCCGAATTATTAGAAGAGCGAGGTCGAATGATACTTGCCGGTCGTGTAGAGCAATATGCTGTTGGCGATCATTTAGAGTGGCCTTATACCGCCAGTGAAGCGTTAGATAAATTAATCGCGGAATTGCAAGATGCCAGACAGGAGCGAAGTCGTTTTGATACTTTTATTCGCTCCCATGCTTTTCAGGATCAATTAACCGGTGCGGTAAATCGCTTATCTTTTGATAACAGACTTGAATCAACCTTAACCGAGAGTAATGCTGCCGGTGGCATAATCATGGTTCAAGTTAATAATTGGATTGATATAAAAGAGGCATGTAGCAAAGAACAGCAAGATCGGTTTATCGTGATGTTAGGTGAGGTGATTACTAATTGTGTTTCCCGATTTCCAGATGTTGTTTTTGCTAGATATTTCACGGATACCTTTGCTATTTTAGTGCCGAATCAGTCACTGGAAAATGTCTCTAATTTGGTCTCGCAATTATTAAAACAGATCGGAAAACTGACACCGTTACTAGGATTAGACGCAGAGAATTGGTTGCATGCAGGAATGACCGTATACCGACAAGGAGAGCGAAAAAGTGATATCCTTAACGAAGTGGAAACAGCGTTAAAAAGTGCGCAACTAGAGGGCTCGAATAACTGGAGCTGCTTTAATAAAAAAAGCAAACCATCTTCGGAACGAGGCAGTGTGCGTTGGCGCACGTTGTTCGATAAGCAATTAACGCCTGATAAGTTAATTCTAATAAAACAGCCATGCTTTTTGCTCAATGAGCAAGGAGGAATAGAGCAAATACATGAAGAAATTTTCAGCCGAATTATCGATGAGCAAAGGCTAGTGCTTAAAGCGTCTAAGTTTAGTCCTGCCGTTAGACAGGTAGGATATGAGAAGCAGTTAGATAGAAGTGTTTTATTTAATTTAGTGAAGTATTTAAAGCAGGATAAACAATCATCATGCTACTCTGTTAATTTGTATGCTCAGCCATTTAAGTATCGAACGCACTTTAATTGGTTCAGAGATGAACTTTTGCAACTGACCCCCGATCAGCGTAAGCGATTATCTTTCGAGTTTCTGGAAGGGCCTATGGTAACTCACCTAGATGTCATGCGAAATGTTCTAAGAATGATTTCAGGGTTGGGGTGTAAAGTGATCGTCAATCAAGCAGGGCGTACAATCCTTAGTTTGCACTATATTAAAGATTCAAAAATAGATTACTTAAAGCTACACCGCAGTTTAGTGCGTAACATAGAAGGTCGCTCGGAAAATCAGCTATATATACGCAGTTTGATTGGTGCTTGTACCAATACCAAAACAAAAGTTATCGCAGTCGGTGTAGAAACCCAGCGTGAGTGGCAACAATTACAAGAATTAGGGATCGATGGTGGACAAGGTCGCTTCTTTGCCAAAGAAAGTGATTTTATCTCCGCTGTTCCTGTATCAACAACAAAAGTGACGGCCACGATTCTAGGTAAAAGGAATCGTTGGAAGAATAAAGCGAATTAA
- a CDS encoding single-stranded DNA-binding protein, translating into MASRGVNKVIIMGNLGQDPEVRFAANGNAIANITIATSETWRDKASGEQREKTEWHRVVLFGKTAEIAGEYLKKGSQVYIEGQLQTRKWQDQSGQDRYTTEVVVQWPTGQMQLLGSRQGGQQNQNQNQGGQYGAPQGQQQQGGNWGQPQQPQVHQPAPAQQQKPQQAPQQFNEPPMDFDDDIPF; encoded by the coding sequence ATGGCTAGCCGTGGCGTCAACAAAGTAATTATTATGGGTAACTTAGGACAAGATCCTGAGGTTCGTTTCGCCGCAAATGGCAATGCAATTGCAAACATTACCATTGCAACTTCTGAAACTTGGCGTGATAAAGCCAGTGGCGAACAACGTGAGAAGACGGAATGGCACCGAGTTGTGTTATTTGGTAAAACTGCAGAAATTGCTGGTGAGTACCTGAAAAAAGGTTCACAAGTTTATATTGAAGGCCAATTACAAACGCGTAAATGGCAAGATCAGTCAGGACAAGATCGTTATACCACAGAAGTGGTTGTGCAATGGCCTACCGGTCAGATGCAACTGCTAGGATCTCGTCAAGGTGGTCAACAAAACCAAAATCAAAACCAAGGTGGCCAGTACGGTGCACCTCAAGGTCAACAGCAACAAGGTGGCAATTGGGGTCAACCTCAGCAACCGCAGGTTCACCAACCGGCACCTGCGCAACAGCAAAAACCGCAACAGGCTCCTCAGCAGTTTAATGAGCCACCAATGGATTTTGATGACGACATCCCGTTTTAG
- a CDS encoding response regulator transcription factor: MYFDEINSQLFLHESCEFDAHTIQQIEKLSSVQLHPLDDWHQRYKPSMNPTILINFNDTKFSSDEFVIPHSANKKVYIVLTQAPINIRTADLLKFGCVRGVFNKHQTVKEIAYGVEALSKGYSWLSYALTEQLLSYYQSVLMRYAPPHTINLTRREMEVLEALRAGKSNYELAEQLFISEHTIKSHLYKIFRKIKVKNREEAVIWAHHFLP, translated from the coding sequence ATGTATTTTGATGAAATTAATTCTCAATTATTTTTGCATGAAAGCTGCGAGTTTGATGCACACACCATTCAACAAATTGAAAAACTGTCTTCTGTTCAGTTACATCCTCTTGATGATTGGCATCAACGCTACAAGCCGAGCATGAACCCAACCATACTGATCAATTTTAATGACACTAAGTTCAGCAGCGATGAGTTTGTCATCCCTCATTCAGCGAATAAAAAGGTCTATATTGTTTTAACTCAAGCTCCTATCAATATAAGGACAGCGGATCTTTTAAAGTTTGGGTGCGTGAGGGGGGTGTTCAATAAGCATCAGACGGTCAAAGAGATCGCTTATGGCGTTGAGGCATTAAGTAAAGGCTACTCATGGTTAAGCTATGCACTGACTGAACAGTTACTTTCTTATTACCAATCGGTACTGATGCGCTATGCCCCACCGCACACTATTAATCTTACTCGCAGAGAAATGGAGGTGCTTGAGGCGCTTAGGGCTGGAAAATCAAACTACGAATTAGCGGAGCAACTTTTTATTAGCGAACACACCATAAAATCACACTTATATAAAATATTTCGCAAAATTAAAGTAAAGAATCGCGAGGAAGCAGTGATCTGGGCCCATCATTTCTTGCCTTAA
- the galU gene encoding UTP--glucose-1-phosphate uridylyltransferase GalU — protein sequence MIKKCLFPAAGYGTRFLPATKSMPKEMMPVVNKPLIEYGVEEAIQAGMNAMCIVTGRGKHSIMDHFDKNYELEHQIQGTNKEDLLIDIRNVIDSANFTYIRQREMKGLGHAILTGRELVGDEPFAVVLADDLCVNEQQGVLAQMAALYKQFRCSIVAVQEVPEDETHKYGVIKGEVIKDDIIRVDDMVEKPEQGTAPSNLAIIGRYILTPDIFDLIEETEPGKGGEIQITDALLKQAKAGCVLAYKFKGQRFDCGSVEGYIEATNYCFENIYLKDKKATELGKHSTLKEPLV from the coding sequence ATGATAAAAAAATGTCTTTTTCCAGCAGCAGGTTACGGTACTCGATTCCTTCCTGCTACTAAATCTATGCCAAAAGAAATGATGCCAGTAGTGAATAAACCACTAATTGAGTACGGTGTTGAAGAAGCGATTCAAGCGGGCATGAACGCAATGTGCATTGTTACCGGCCGTGGTAAGCACTCTATTATGGATCACTTCGATAAAAACTATGAATTAGAACATCAAATTCAAGGCACCAACAAAGAAGACCTACTTATTGATATTCGTAATGTTATTGATTCTGCAAACTTTACCTATATCCGTCAGCGTGAAATGAAAGGCTTAGGTCATGCCATTCTAACCGGACGTGAGTTAGTTGGTGATGAACCTTTTGCTGTGGTTCTTGCCGATGACTTATGTGTTAACGAACAACAAGGCGTGCTGGCACAAATGGCGGCACTTTATAAGCAATTCCGTTGCTCTATCGTTGCAGTACAAGAAGTGCCTGAAGACGAAACTCACAAATACGGTGTCATCAAAGGTGAAGTGATCAAAGATGACATCATCCGTGTTGATGACATGGTAGAAAAACCTGAGCAAGGTACAGCGCCAAGTAACCTAGCGATCATTGGTCGTTACATTCTTACTCCTGATATCTTTGACCTCATTGAAGAAACAGAACCGGGTAAAGGTGGTGAGATTCAAATTACTGACGCATTGCTAAAACAAGCAAAAGCGGGCTGTGTTCTTGCCTATAAATTTAAGGGTCAACGTTTTGACTGCGGTAGTGTTGAAGGCTACATCGAAGCGACAAATTACTGCTTTGAAAACATCTATTTAAAAGATAAAAAAGCCACTGAGCTTGGCAAGCACTCCACCCTAAAAGAACCACTGGTTTAA
- the uvrA gene encoding excinuclease ABC subunit UvrA, whose protein sequence is MDTIDVRGARTHNLKNISLTIPRDKLTVITGLSGSGKSSLAFDTLYAEGQRRYVESLSAYARQFLSLMEKPDVDHIEGLSPAISIEQKSTSHNPRSTVGTITEVYDYLRLLYARVGEPRCPEHKVPLSAQTISQMVDKVLELPEGSKMMLLAPIVKERKGEHVKTFENLAAQGFIRARVDGDICDLSDPPPLELHKKHTIEVVVDRFKVRADLQQRLAESFETTLELSGGIAVVASMDKSDQPEVIFSANFACPYCGYSMQELEPRLFSFNNPAGACHSCDGLGVQQYFDESRVIVDENLSIAAGAIKGWDQKNYYYFQMLNALAEHYDFDLYAPFTSLPSKIKQIILRGSGRTEIEFKYINDRGDIRVKTHSFEGILNTLERRYHDTESNSVREDLAKYISTRSCTSCDGTRLREEARNVFVQDTPLPSIVEMSISEALDFFRTMNLEGQKAQIAEKIMKEINDRLSFLVNVGLNYLNLSRSAETLSGGEAQRIRLASQIGAGLVGVMYVLDEPSIGLHQRDNERLLGTLTHLRDLGNTVLVVEHDEDAIRTADHIIDIGPGAGVHGGHVVAEGSYEEIINNPDSLTGQYLNGSKKIEIPKKRTPINKEKLLQLSGATGNNLKSVDLTIPCGLFTCVTGVSGSGKSTLINDTFFKIAHRELNGATTSTPSPYRSVDGLQYFDKVIDIDQSPIGRTPRSNPATYTGIFTPIRELFAGTQESRSRGYKPGRFSFNVRGGRCEACQGDGVIKVEMHFLPDVYVPCDSCKGKRYNRETLEVKYKGKSIDEVLNMTVEDAHAFFEPVPVIARKLKTLIDVGLSYIRLGQAATTLSGGEAQRVKLARELSKRDTGKTLYILDEPTTGLHFHDIQQLLTVLHRLRDNGNTVVVIEHNLDVIKTADWIVDLGPEGGQGGGDIIATGTPEQVAKVKGSHTAHFLKPMLK, encoded by the coding sequence ATGGACACTATTGACGTTCGTGGTGCAAGAACCCACAACCTAAAAAATATCAGCCTCACTATACCCAGAGATAAACTAACGGTGATTACTGGGCTATCTGGCTCAGGTAAATCCTCTTTGGCTTTTGATACTTTATATGCTGAGGGTCAACGTCGATATGTGGAGTCTTTATCCGCCTATGCACGCCAGTTTTTATCTTTGATGGAAAAACCTGACGTGGATCATATAGAGGGCTTATCTCCCGCTATCTCTATTGAGCAAAAGTCTACCTCGCATAACCCTCGCTCTACTGTCGGTACAATTACCGAAGTCTATGATTACCTTCGTCTTCTTTATGCTCGCGTGGGTGAACCGCGCTGTCCTGAGCACAAAGTTCCTTTATCTGCACAAACCATTAGTCAAATGGTCGATAAAGTATTGGAGCTGCCAGAAGGCTCTAAAATGATGCTGCTGGCTCCTATTGTTAAGGAGCGTAAAGGGGAACATGTAAAAACCTTTGAAAATTTAGCGGCTCAAGGCTTTATTCGTGCTCGAGTGGATGGGGATATTTGCGATCTTTCTGATCCACCACCTCTAGAGTTGCATAAAAAGCACACCATTGAAGTGGTAGTTGACCGCTTCAAAGTTCGCGCAGATCTGCAGCAACGCCTTGCGGAGTCTTTTGAAACCACTTTAGAACTGTCCGGTGGGATCGCGGTGGTCGCATCTATGGATAAATCCGATCAACCAGAGGTTATCTTCTCGGCTAACTTTGCTTGTCCATACTGTGGTTACAGCATGCAAGAGCTTGAGCCTAGATTGTTTTCATTCAATAACCCTGCCGGAGCTTGCCATAGTTGTGATGGTCTTGGCGTACAACAGTACTTTGATGAAAGCCGCGTTATTGTTGACGAAAACCTCAGTATTGCTGCAGGAGCGATTAAAGGCTGGGATCAAAAGAACTATTATTACTTTCAAATGCTTAATGCTCTTGCTGAACATTATGATTTTGACTTGTACGCCCCTTTCACCTCATTACCAAGCAAGATCAAACAGATCATTTTGCGAGGTTCAGGACGCACTGAGATCGAATTTAAATACATTAATGATCGGGGTGATATTCGCGTAAAAACCCACTCATTCGAAGGTATTCTCAATACTCTAGAGCGTCGATATCATGATACGGAATCGAACTCGGTACGTGAGGATCTTGCCAAATATATCTCCACGCGCTCTTGCACTAGCTGTGATGGAACGCGACTCAGAGAAGAAGCCCGTAACGTCTTTGTGCAAGACACCCCCTTACCTAGCATTGTTGAAATGAGCATCAGTGAAGCATTAGATTTCTTTCGCACGATGAACCTAGAAGGACAAAAAGCGCAAATTGCCGAAAAGATCATGAAAGAAATTAATGATCGTTTGAGCTTTTTAGTCAATGTGGGGCTCAACTACCTTAATTTATCCCGTAGTGCAGAAACCTTATCGGGAGGTGAAGCCCAGCGAATACGCCTTGCGAGCCAAATAGGGGCAGGGCTTGTTGGGGTAATGTATGTACTCGATGAGCCTTCCATTGGCCTCCATCAAAGAGACAATGAGCGCTTGCTAGGCACCTTAACTCACCTCCGTGATCTTGGAAATACCGTGCTTGTCGTTGAGCACGATGAGGATGCCATTCGCACCGCTGACCATATTATCGATATTGGCCCTGGAGCCGGTGTGCATGGCGGTCATGTGGTGGCCGAAGGGAGTTATGAAGAAATCATTAATAACCCTGATTCGCTAACTGGCCAATATCTCAATGGAAGCAAAAAAATTGAGATACCAAAAAAGCGCACCCCAATCAATAAAGAGAAACTATTGCAATTAAGTGGCGCAACTGGCAATAACCTGAAATCCGTTGACCTCACTATTCCATGCGGTCTCTTTACTTGTGTAACCGGTGTGTCTGGTTCGGGTAAATCGACCTTAATTAACGATACTTTCTTCAAAATTGCTCATCGCGAATTAAATGGCGCAACCACCAGCACGCCTAGCCCATATCGCTCTGTCGATGGCTTACAATACTTTGATAAAGTCATCGATATTGACCAAAGCCCTATCGGGCGCACCCCACGCTCAAACCCTGCAACCTACACTGGGATTTTCACGCCAATTCGAGAGCTGTTTGCGGGTACACAAGAGTCACGATCCCGCGGTTATAAACCCGGTCGATTCAGTTTTAATGTGCGTGGTGGACGCTGTGAAGCCTGCCAAGGTGATGGCGTGATTAAAGTCGAAATGCACTTTTTACCTGATGTGTATGTGCCTTGTGATTCCTGTAAAGGAAAACGCTACAATCGCGAGACATTAGAGGTAAAATATAAAGGCAAATCTATTGATGAAGTGCTCAATATGACGGTTGAAGATGCGCACGCCTTCTTTGAGCCGGTACCTGTTATTGCTAGAAAACTCAAAACACTCATTGATGTGGGGCTTTCTTATATTCGACTAGGGCAAGCCGCCACAACACTTTCCGGTGGTGAAGCTCAACGTGTCAAATTAGCTAGAGAGTTGTCTAAACGCGATACAGGTAAAACGCTATATATTCTTGATGAACCTACCACTGGCTTGCACTTTCATGATATACAACAATTACTTACTGTTTTACATCGACTGCGCGATAACGGCAATACTGTGGTCGTAATAGAGCATAATCTTGATGTTATCAAAACCGCAGACTGGATTGTGGATCTAGGCCCAGAAGGTGGGCAAGGTGGTGGTGACATCATAGCAACCGGCACTCCAGAACAAGTAGCTAAAGTTAAAGGCTCTCATACCGCCCACTTCTTAAAGCCGATGCTCAAATAA